In one window of Escherichia coli DSM 30083 = JCM 1649 = ATCC 11775 DNA:
- the potB gene encoding spermidine/putrescine ABC transporter permease PotB has protein sequence MKNTSKFQNVVIVTIVGWLVLFVFLPNLMIIGTSFLTRDDASFVKMVFTLDNYTRLLDPLYFEVLLHSLNMALIATLACLVLGYPFAWFLAKLPHKVRPLLLFLLIVPFWTNSLIRIYGLKIFLSTKGYLNEFLLWLGVIDTPIRIMFTPSAVIIGLVYILLPFMVMPLYSSIEKLDKPLLEAARDLGASKLQTFIRIIIPLTMPGIIAGCLLVMLPAMGLFYVSDLMGGAKNLLIGNVIKVQFLNIRDWPFGAATSITLTIVMGLMLLVYWRASRLLNKKVELE, from the coding sequence ATGAAGAACACAAGTAAGTTCCAGAATGTAGTGATTGTCACTATTGTCGGTTGGCTTGTGTTGTTTGTCTTTCTGCCCAACCTGATGATCATTGGCACCAGCTTTTTGACCCGCGACGACGCCAGTTTCGTCAAAATGGTCTTTACGCTGGATAACTACACGCGTCTGCTCGATCCGCTCTATTTTGAAGTGCTATTGCACTCGCTGAATATGGCGCTGATCGCCACCCTCGCCTGCCTGGTGCTGGGCTATCCTTTTGCCTGGTTTCTGGCGAAGCTGCCACACAAGGTGCGTCCGCTGCTGCTGTTTCTGCTGATTGTTCCGTTCTGGACCAACTCATTGATTCGTATTTACGGGCTGAAAATTTTCCTCAGCACCAAAGGCTATCTCAACGAGTTTTTGCTCTGGCTGGGCGTTATCGATACACCAATTCGCATCATGTTCACGCCTAGTGCGGTGATTATCGGTCTGGTTTACATTCTGCTGCCGTTTATGGTGATGCCGCTGTACTCCAGTATCGAAAAACTGGATAAGCCGTTGCTTGAGGCGGCGCGCGATCTCGGTGCCAGCAAGTTGCAGACCTTTATCCGCATCATTATCCCACTAACGATGCCGGGAATTATTGCCGGATGTCTGCTGGTGATGCTGCCAGCGATGGGCCTGTTCTATGTGTCCGACCTGATGGGCGGTGCGAAAAACCTGCTGATCGGTAACGTCATCAAGGTACAGTTCCTCAATATTCGTGACTGGCCGTTTGGTGCAGCCACCAGCATTACGCTGACTATCGTAATGGGCCTGATGTTGCTGGTTTACTGGCGCGCTTCTCGTCTGCTGAATAAGAAGGTGGAACTCGAATGA
- the potC gene encoding spermidine/putrescine ABC transporter permease PotC, giving the protein MIGRLLRGGFMTAIYAYLYIPIIILIVNSFNSSRFGINWQGFTTKWYSLLMNNDSLLQAAQHSLTMAVFSATFATLIGSLTAVALYRYRFRGKPFVSGMLFVVMMSPDIVMAISLLVLFMLLGIQLGFWSLLFSHITFCLPFVVVTVYSRLKGFDVRMLEAAKDLGASEFTILRKIILPLAMPAVAAGWVLSFTLSMDDVVVSSFVTGPSYEILPLKIYSMVKVGVSPEVNALATILLVLSLVMVIASQLIARDKTKGNTGDVK; this is encoded by the coding sequence ATGATCGGTCGACTGCTTCGCGGCGGTTTTATGACCGCTATCTACGCGTACCTGTATATCCCAATCATTATTTTGATTGTGAACTCCTTTAACAGCTCGCGCTTTGGCATCAACTGGCAGGGTTTTACCACCAAATGGTATAGCCTGCTGATGAACAACGACAGCCTGTTACAGGCAGCGCAGCATTCACTAACAATGGCGGTGTTTTCGGCGACGTTTGCTACGCTTATCGGTTCACTGACGGCAGTTGCGCTGTACCGTTATCGCTTTCGTGGTAAGCCGTTCGTTAGCGGAATGCTGTTTGTGGTGATGATGTCACCAGATATCGTGATGGCGATTTCGCTGCTGGTGCTGTTTATGCTGCTGGGTATTCAGCTTGGCTTCTGGTCGCTGCTGTTCTCGCATATCACCTTCTGCCTGCCATTTGTGGTGGTGACAGTGTATTCGCGCCTGAAAGGTTTTGACGTGCGAATGCTGGAAGCGGCGAAAGATCTCGGTGCCAGCGAATTTACCATTCTGCGAAAAATCATTCTGCCTCTGGCAATGCCAGCGGTAGCGGCGGGCTGGGTGTTAAGCTTTACCCTGTCGATGGACGACGTGGTGGTTTCTTCGTTTGTCACCGGGCCGAGTTATGAAATTCTGCCGTTAAAAATTTATTCGATGGTCAAAGTCGGCGTATCGCCGGAAGTTAACGCGCTGGCAACCATATTACTGGTGCTGTCGCTGGTGATGGTAATTGCCAGCCAGCTTATTGCTCGTGATAAAACGAAAGGTAACACAGGGGACGTTAAATGA
- the potD gene encoding spermidine/putrescine ABC transporter substrate-binding protein PotD has protein sequence MKKWSRHLLAAGALALGMSAAHADDNNTLYFYNWTEYVPPGLLEQFTKETGIKVIYSTYESNETMYAKLKTYKDGAYDLVVPSTYYVDKMRKEGMIQKIDKSKLSNFSNLDPDMLNKPFDPNNDYSIPYIWGATAIGVNGDAVDPKSVTSWADLWKPEYKGSLLLTDDAREVFQMALRKLGYSGNTTDPKEIEAAYNELKKLMPNVAAFNSDNPANPYMEGEVNLGMIWNGSAFVARQAGTPIDVVWPKEGGIFWMDSLAIPANAKNKEGALKLINFLLRPDVAKQVAETIGYPTPNLAARKLLSPEVANDKTLYPDAETIKNGEWQNDVGSASSIYEEYYQKLKAGR, from the coding sequence ATGAAAAAATGGTCACGCCACCTGCTCGCGGCGGGTGCTCTGGCACTGGGCATGAGCGCCGCTCACGCCGATGACAACAACACGCTGTATTTCTACAACTGGACCGAGTACGTGCCGCCAGGACTGCTTGAACAGTTCACCAAAGAAACCGGTATTAAGGTTATCTATTCGACTTACGAGTCGAACGAAACCATGTACGCGAAGCTGAAAACGTACAAAGACGGTGCCTATGACCTGGTGGTTCCTTCAACCTATTACGTCGATAAAATGCGTAAAGAAGGGATGATCCAGAAGATCGACAAGTCGAAGTTAAGCAATTTCAGCAACCTCGATCCAGACATGCTCAACAAGCCGTTTGACCCGAATAACGACTATTCCATTCCGTATATCTGGGGTGCAACGGCGATTGGCGTTAACGGTGATGCGGTGGATCCGAAATCTGTCACCAGCTGGGCCGATCTGTGGAAACCTGAGTACAAGGGCAGCCTGCTGCTGACCGACGATGCCCGTGAAGTGTTCCAGATGGCGCTGCGTAAGCTGGGCTACTCCGGTAACACCACCGATCCGAAAGAGATTGAAGCTGCATACAACGAGCTGAAAAAACTGATGCCAAACGTCGCGGCGTTTAACTCCGATAACCCCGCTAACCCGTATATGGAAGGCGAAGTTAACCTCGGCATGATCTGGAACGGTTCTGCTTTCGTTGCACGCCAGGCGGGTACGCCAATTGATGTGGTATGGCCGAAAGAAGGCGGCATTTTCTGGATGGACAGCCTGGCGATCCCGGCAAATGCCAAAAACAAAGAAGGCGCGCTGAAATTGATCAACTTCCTGCTGCGCCCGGATGTGGCAAAACAGGTTGCTGAAACTATCGGTTATCCAACGCCAAACCTTGCGGCGCGTAAGCTGTTAAGTCCGGAAGTGGCGAACGATAAAACGCTCTACCCGGATGCTGAAACCATTAAAAATGGTGAATGGCAAAATGACGTAGGCTCCGCCAGCAGCATTTATGAAGAGTATTATCAGAAGCTGAAAGCAGGACGTTAA
- the ymfA gene encoding DUF3592 domain-containing protein, protein MSQDSRVFFRIFFGIGLVLILISVVIFYNQFTYSKDAIHTEGVIVDTVWHSSHSHRTGKNGSWYPVVVFRPTPDYTLIFNSSIGSDFYEDSEGDKVNVYYSPGHPEKAEINNPWVNFFKWGFIGIMGVIFIAVGLLISMPSSKKTRRKRKSRP, encoded by the coding sequence ATGAGCCAGGACAGTAGAGTTTTCTTTCGTATATTCTTCGGTATCGGTCTGGTACTGATCCTCATTTCTGTTGTTATCTTTTATAACCAGTTCACCTATAGCAAAGACGCGATTCATACTGAAGGCGTCATTGTTGATACCGTCTGGCACTCCAGTCATTCTCATCGCACGGGTAAAAATGGTTCGTGGTATCCCGTCGTTGTCTTTCGTCCGACGCCAGATTACACGCTAATTTTCAATTCGAGTATTGGCAGCGATTTTTATGAAGACAGCGAAGGCGATAAAGTTAATGTTTATTATTCTCCAGGACATCCTGAAAAGGCTGAGATAAATAACCCGTGGGTTAATTTTTTTAAATGGGGGTTTATCGGCATTATGGGCGTTATTTTTATCGCCGTCGGTTTATTAATCAGTATGCCCTCCTCAAAAAAGACACGCAGGAAACGGAAGTCCCGCCCATGA
- the ycfZ gene encoding TPM domain-containing protein: MKKIIILLSLLILLPLTATSNPLIPIMKTLFTDVTGTVPDAEEIAHKAELFRQQTGVAPFIVVLPDINNEASLRQNGKAMLAHAASSMSNVKGSVLLLFTTREPRLIMITNGQVESSMDDKHLGLLVENHTLAYLHADLWYQGINNALAVLQAQILKQPTPPLTYYPHPGQQHENDPPGSTTTLGLFAWAVAFIVFAAFFNYTTRLYYALKFAVAMAVANMGYQALCLYIDNSFAITRISPLWAGLIGVCTFIAALLWTSKR; the protein is encoded by the coding sequence ATGAAAAAAATCATAATATTGCTCAGTTTACTGATACTCCTGCCTCTAACGGCGACCAGTAATCCATTGATTCCAATAATGAAGACTCTTTTTACAGATGTTACCGGTACTGTACCAGATGCTGAAGAGATCGCGCATAAAGCCGAGCTTTTTCGCCAACAAACCGGAGTTGCACCGTTTATTGTGGTTTTACCCGACATTAATAATGAAGCCAGTCTCAGGCAAAATGGCAAAGCGATGCTGGCGCATGCGGCATCTTCAATGAGTAATGTAAAAGGCAGCGTCCTGTTACTCTTTACTACCCGCGAGCCACGGTTAATTATGATAACCAACGGCCAGGTCGAAAGCAGTATGGACGATAAACATCTCGGCCTTCTGGTAGAAAATCACACGCTGGCTTATTTACATGCGGATCTCTGGTATCAGGGTATCAATAATGCATTGGCTGTTTTACAAGCACAAATATTAAAACAACCGACGCCACCACTGACATATTATCCGCATCCCGGACAACAGCATGAAAATGATCCACCCGGCAGTACCACGACATTAGGCCTTTTTGCCTGGGCAGTTGCATTCATCGTCTTTGCTGCATTTTTTAACTACACAACGCGCCTTTATTATGCGTTAAAATTTGCAGTGGCGATGGCTGTTGCCAATATGGGTTATCAGGCTTTATGTTTGTATATCGATAACAGCTTTGCGATTACCAGAATATCGCCACTCTGGGCAGGGCTGATTGGTGTCTGTACGTTTATTGCCGCGTTACTATGGACGAGTAAACGGTAA
- the cobB gene encoding Sir2 family NAD+-dependent deacetylase, with product MLSRRGHRLSRFRKNKRRLRERLRQRIFFRDKVVPEAMEKPRVLVLTGAGISAESGIRTFRAADGLWEEHRVEDVATPEGFDRDPELVQTFYNARRRQLQQPEIQPNAAHLALAKLQDALGDRFLLVTQNIDNLHERAGNTNVIHMHGELLKVRCSQSGQVLDWTGDVTPEDKCHCCQFPAPLRPHVVWFGEMPLGMDEIYMALSMADIFIAIGTSGHVYPAAGFVHEAKLHGAHTVELNLEPSQVGNEFAEKYYGPASQVVPEFVEKLLKGL from the coding sequence ATGCTGTCGCGTCGGGGTCATCGGTTAAGTCGTTTTCGTAAAAATAAACGTCGCCTGCGCGAGCGTTTGCGTCAGCGTATTTTTTTCAGAGATAAAGTGGTGCCGGAAGCAATGGAAAAACCAAGAGTACTCGTACTGACAGGGGCAGGGATTTCTGCGGAATCAGGTATTCGTACCTTTCGCGCCGCAGATGGCCTGTGGGAAGAACATCGGGTTGAAGATGTGGCAACGCCGGAAGGTTTTGATCGCGATCCTGAACTGGTGCAAACGTTTTATAACGCCCGTCGTCGACAGCTGCAGCAGCCAGAAATTCAGCCTAACGCTGCACATCTTGCGCTGGCTAAACTGCAAGATGCTCTCGGCGATCGCTTTTTGCTGGTGACGCAGAATATCGACAATCTGCATGAACGCGCAGGTAATACCAATGTCATTCATATGCATGGGGAACTGCTGAAAGTACGTTGTTCGCAAAGTGGCCAGGTCCTCGACTGGACCGGAGACGTTACGCCAGAAGATAAATGCCATTGTTGCCAGTTCCCGGCACCCTTGCGCCCGCACGTAGTGTGGTTTGGCGAAATGCCACTCGGTATGGATGAAATTTATATGGCGTTGTCGATGGCCGATATTTTCATTGCCATTGGTACTTCGGGGCATGTTTATCCGGCGGCTGGGTTTGTTCACGAAGCGAAACTGCATGGCGCGCACACCGTGGAACTGAATCTTGAACCGAGTCAGGTTGGTAATGAATTTGCCGAGAAATATTACGGTCCGGCAAGCCAGGTGGTGCCAGAGTTTGTTGAAAAGTTGCTGAAGGGATTATAA